One part of the Ursus arctos isolate Adak ecotype North America unplaced genomic scaffold, UrsArc2.0 scaffold_16, whole genome shotgun sequence genome encodes these proteins:
- the LOC130543867 gene encoding ral guanine nucleotide dissociation stimulator-like has protein sequence MWMNLSLSPAPVPAPGLLPAAEPGTGPPIELEATPALCQLSPAVSEPASPPSAVPELQPVLPSSACVPGAEQQSAGPPFLLESFTQATATEPTAAPEASCHCCVTPKNQLGEEKPDLLDFPPRLVAEQLTYMDAELFKKLLPHQCLGSVWSKRNKPGNEHLAPTVRATVAQFNGVAKCVITTCLGNPSMTARDRAMVVEHWIKVAKACQTLRNYSSLRAILSALQSVSIHRLENTWGKVSRKPLRIFQKLCSKDTAQGRNLLIKERPSNRFATLVMALRGAQKRMQKKGVVPFLGTFLTELVMLDTAMEDYLEGNEINHHKRNKEYQVITDIMLLQVAAENYTLEPEDPFWAWFQAMEPLSEAESYTLSCQLEPRS, from the exons atgtggatgaacctttctctgtctcctgccccagtgccagctccagggctccttccagcggcagagccaggaacagggcctcctatagagctagaggcgaccccggctctgtgtcaactgtcacctgcggtgtcagagccagcctcccctccgtcagctgttccagaactgcaacccgtgctcccatcttctgcatgtgtgccgggtgctgagcagcagtcagctggaccaccctttttgctagaaagtttcactcaggcaacagccacagagcccaccgcggccccagaggcttcctgccactgctgtgtcaccccaaagaaccagctgggtgaggagaagcccgacctcctggacttccctcccaggctggtggcagagcagctcacgtatatggatgcg gagctgttcaagaagctgctgccccatcagtgcctgggctccgtctggtccaagcgcaacaagcctggcaatgagcacctggcacccacagtccgggccactgtcgcccagttcaacggtgtggccaagtgtgtcatcaccacctgccttggcaacccaagcatgacagcccgggacagggccatggtggtggagcactggatcaaggtggccaag gcctgtcaaaccctgaggaactactcgtccttacgtgccatcctctcggctctgcagagtgtctccattcaccgcctcgagaacacgtgggggaaggtttccag gaagccattgaggatctttcaaaagctgtgcagcaaggacaccgcacagggcaggaacctgctcatcaag GAGCGACCgtccaatagatttgccaccctggtgatggccctccggggagcccagaagaggatgcagaagaag ggtgtcgtgcctttccttggcactttcctcaccgagctggtgatgttagataccgccatggaggactatctggag gggaatgagatcaaccaccataaaagaaataag gaataccaagtcattacggacatcatgctgctccaggtggctgccgagaattacaccctagagcccgaggatcctttttgggcctggttccaggctatggagccgctcagcgaggctgagag ctacaccctgtcctgccagctggagccccggtcctag